The genomic stretch ATCAATCAACGCCGTGTACACCGCCTTATTGGCTCCGCAACTATCCCTTCTCATCTCTTCAAACACATTGAGACCCTCAACAACCTTCCCTTGCCTGCAAAGTCCACACACCACCAAACTATAAGCATGCGGAGGAACCACCAACCCCTTCTCCTTCATCTCATGATAAAGCCGCACACAACAATCCACATCCCCTTCGCCATAACACGCCTGCATAACTGTCATGTAACTAACCTTATCCGGCCCCACATTACCACCATCATCCCCAGCCTCCATCTCCCTAATCATCTCCAAGGCCTTCCTAGTTTTCCCAACCTTACAATACCCTTTAATAACCGTATTGTAACTAACCGAATCCGGCCTCACATTAACCTCCCTCATCGCCTCGAAAACCCTAACCGCCGATTCCACCATACCGGCATTAACCAATCCGTTCATCAACGAATTGAAATTATACAAACTCGGCTCAAGGCCATCCTCCTTCATGTTCCGCCACATCCACAACAGCTCCTCCACCATGCCAACCGCGGCAAAGCTCCTGAGCAAGGAGTTAACGGCGGCGGCAGTTAATTTAAACTTCCGGCACTTGAATTCTTGTAGAATGTTCTGGAACACAGTGGAATCGAAGGATGAAGAAAAGGAGAGGGTTTCGATGAGAGAGACGTAGGAATGAAGGGAGTGGGAATAGCTAGGTTGAGAGTGAGCCCAGTGGAAGAAGCGCGTGGCGAGGAGGGGTTGGTTGGTGAGGGAGCGGAGGGTGTGGGAGACGAAGTTGGGGGAGAGAATGATGAGGAATTTGTTGCAGAAGGAGGTGAGGTTGGATTCCATGGAAGGGGAACCGTCGAGGAGGGAGAGGATTTGGGGGAGCCATGGGGATGGGGAAGGAGGGTCACGGGAGGCTGAAACGACGACGTCTGAGAGGTCGTAGAAGGGTTCGACGACTTCGTGGGGAGGGGGAGTGGAGAATCGTGATGATGACGTGGCAGTGTGTGAATGTCGTTTGAGGAGCTTTACAAGTATTCTGCTGCTGCTTCTCATCTGGGAATTCAAAGAAGAAACGCAGGGTTGGCTAGTTAGAGTTGGTGTTTCTCAACTCTCAACGGCATCTGGCGTCTGTACTGTAGTCTATCTCTTGTTTAGGGAATTCTATTTTGTTTGGACCGCAAGGTTCTGAGAACCGAACCAGTCATTGAACCGCTCCAGTCATTGGTTTACTGATTTACTGATTCAACCGATTTAACTGTAGTTCAATCGAAAAAAccgttttagaataaaataataaataaattataaataaacttCCTATAATATAGAAGCAGTTTGTGAGTGACTATTGAAAGAAATGCCAATTCAAATAGTACAAAGTGTGAAGATATCTAATACTATGATATAATGAAAGAAACCCAATAAACAACACTATAATCGTTGTTCCAAGAAGTCCTGAGAGAATGCCAAGCTAAATTAAAAACAGTAAATACAGAAAGTAACATTTTAAAGAGAGAGAACAAGTATATCAGTACTCGATACTCTTAATTGTTATTATCCTATTCCGCAACATATGCAAGCTATAATGTACAAATACTTCGTTTCTACTCAAATATATGTACCATAGGCATATCTGCATCACATACTATTAAATTAAACTTCTTAATTGTGACTATAGTTTTGATAAAATGGCCCTATTTACATATGCCTATTTGTGCAAAATGGAAGGCAAGACTAGCTAGCTTTAATTCTCTTACAAGAAACTAGTATAACTTGGAAAACAACAATGATAAAGCCATGAAGAGATTCTATTAGTTCCTACTAAACAAAACAATTAGATCAAAACTAAGGGTGAATTTTAAGTATTAAGAAATTAAATGCGTCTCTTGAATCTCCAATTCAATTATGCCAGTAATCCAAAGAGTTGACTTACTATACAATGAAGGAGTGCAGAAATAGAAGGAAAGATGAAGAGGTACCAGAGGGCAGAAAAAGAGTTAGTTTTCTTGTTCCTGCGAGTGTGAGCACGCGCTGACGCTGTGGAAATCCTTTTGATTGCCATTTTCCTTCTCAGTTCTGATAAAGAACATTGACAACTGAGGAAGATGATCAACACAACGCAAGTGAAGAGTGGAGAGTGAACATTGACAATTGAGAAAGATGATCAACACAGCAGAGCCACAAAACACACCACAGCACACCAGAACCCAGAACCCACAGCAGCAGAAGCACAGCCAGAAAATTAATAGCAGCAGAAAATTAATACTACCAACAGCATTCAGCATTCAGCATTCAGCAACAAACATTATCATTCAGCAACAAACAGCATTTGatttaatttccatttttaACATTCAGCAACAAACATTACAAAACAGCAACAAATAATCCCTAATCACACTAAACCTGAAATCAATAAAGCTAAacaaaaaatttcaataatGATTTGATTTCCATTTTTAGCAGCAACAAgaaaatttcaacaaaaatttcAGGAATTATAAAAAAGAGCAGCAGCACAAAATCAATTATTTGATTTCCATTAATCCATTCACAATTTCACATTCAAAAATCAGCAAACAGAgcataaaaggaagagaagaacCGAAGAAGTGAAAGCAGTGCCACTAACCTTCGGTGGAGACACGAACGGCGAGCGGCGACACGGCGGCGAGCTACTCCAACCTCGAACAGAGAAGCCAGGGAGGACGGGGACAGCGGGAAGGAGGACGCCGAGATACAAGAGAGGGCCTGGGCTACAAGAGAGGAGCGGAGGCGCCGACAGCACGGACGGCGGCGACACTGTCTCAGAACCGTTGCAGGGAGAACGTAGGGTTTTGGTTGGTTGATTTTGAACTTTGCTTGAGTTCAGAGATAGTGATTCACGAACAGGGGGTGTTGGGGGAAGGGGGTGAGTGAGGGCGGAAcgttgggtttttttttttttttctttaaaaccAAAACGGTGCCGTTTAATTTAATATCTTTAGCATTTCTCTTGATAAAATATACCAAATATGATTTGATTGGTTATAAAAGTTAATTTCACATatgaaattagaaatttaacTTTAATATAATGTAATAAAATTGTACAAATATCAAATTACATATCACGTTGCCAcaccaataaaaatatttacttttcttttacattCCTTGCATAAAAGATTATCCAAAACAAAATTAGATAAAtgaataaatacattaaaattaaactcttaaaTTAAATCACCGAAAAGAAGTTTGAAAACCAATTTGAGTCGACTTTCAAATTAAGTAACTTGAGCCTTTACTTTACATCAAAGAACATCATAATATTGAGTTTTTACTCGACTTACTCTTGGTCTTGTCTACTTCAGATCATAGCCCATCAACAAATACAAATCGATTACCTAAAAATTCTACCATTTGTTTTAACAATAAATATTGCACTAACTTCTAACAATTCATTCTTTATTTGTAAGACTAAAACACAAGGAAAATCGTGGTGATATAAAAGGTTACATTGTCactaaaaatgaaaattaattataaaatggGAAACAAACATTATAATTCAACCTCTAGAAATCAACATCGTACATAAAATTGGCCTATTCCCCTTGGGCTTGGGAATCCAGACCGCACATTATCCTCTTCAAAAccctttgataaaaaaaatccgGATTTCAAAGATCACCATAATATTAAGTACTTAAAAACCTGACCAATCAACCAACCAACCAAGCGAGAGTGCAAAACCCAAACCTCCCAGCGCAGCCACTCAAGCACAAGGCACAAAACCCACCTTTCTCTTCCCAAGTCCCATCAGCATGCTTATATAGAAGGTATTAATAGAATAATTGGTCTTTGACTCAATGAACTTGATCGCAATAAACAAGCAATAATTATGAAGACCCTGTGTTCTATGGCTTATTCTCGGTCTCCATCGATTCTTGTGGGATATCACTACCATTGTTCcgtgcattctcattagtgttgGCACTTGCACCACCCTGAGGTTGCTGCTGCTCACCACCCTGTGGTGGGGTTGTTGCTTGTGCTGGGGGAGTAGCTGGCTTGGCTGGTTTTGGCTTCGTCATAATTGGCTTGCAGAACCTGTCAcacaaataattattaaaatgaataatttaaaaaggaATAATGACCAACAGCCAAGATGTTTGTTTTACAAACTGGAAGACAGCAAAGCATAACAAGAAATAAACCAAATCCAGAAATACCTGTCAACAGCTTCCGCTTTCCTTCTTATTTCAGCAGACAAGAGCACAGGGTTGGCATATTTTGGGAGTGGTTCCTGCTGTT from Arachis stenosperma cultivar V10309 chromosome 9, arast.V10309.gnm1.PFL2, whole genome shotgun sequence encodes the following:
- the LOC130947280 gene encoding pentatricopeptide repeat-containing protein At1g03560, mitochondrial, whose amino-acid sequence is MRSSSRILVKLLKRHSHTATSSSRFSTPPPHEVVEPFYDLSDVVVSASRDPPSPSPWLPQILSLLDGSPSMESNLTSFCNKFLIILSPNFVSHTLRSLTNQPLLATRFFHWAHSQPSYSHSLHSYVSLIETLSFSSSFDSTVFQNILQEFKCRKFKLTAAAVNSLLRSFAAVGMVEELLWMWRNMKEDGLEPSLYNFNSLMNGLVNAGMVESAVRVFEAMREVNVRPDSVSYNTVIKGYCKVGKTRKALEMIREMEAGDDGGNVGPDKVSYMTVMQACYGEGDVDCCVRLYHEMKEKGLVVPPHAYSLVVCGLCRQGKVVEGLNVFEEMRRDSCGANKAVYTALIDGYAKTGNVDGAMRLFERMRQEGIKPDEVTYGAIVNGLCKGGRVEEALGYLEFCKENGVMVNAVFYSSLIDGLGKAGRVDEAEKLFYEMVDKGCPPDSYCYNALIDGWCKDGRIDEALALFQRMEEEGCEQTVYTYTILISELFKVHRNEEALKLWDMMIDKGITPNVACFRALSIGLCLSGKVARACKILDELAPMGIVLETAYEDMINVLCKAGRVKEACKLADGIVDRGREIPGKVRTLMINALRKAGNADLAIRLMHSKIGIGYDRMRSVKKRVKFQTLIGS